A single region of the Sorex araneus isolate mSorAra2 chromosome 7, mSorAra2.pri, whole genome shotgun sequence genome encodes:
- the BTG2 gene encoding protein BTG2, protein MSQSRRAGQRTDMVPEIAAAVGFLSGLLRTRGGVSEQRLKVFSGALQEALAEHYKHHWFPEKPSKGSGYRCIRINHKMDPIISKVASQIGLSQPQLHQLLPSELTLWVDPYEVSYRIGEDGSICVLYEAAPVAASYGLLTCKNQMMLGRSSPSKNYVMAVSS, encoded by the exons ATGAGCCAGAGCCGGCGAGCCGGGCAGCGCACAGACATGGTCCCTGAGATCGCGGCCGCCGTGGGCTTCCTCTCCGGCCTCCTGCGGACCCGGGGCGGCGTGAGCGAGCAGAGGCTGAAGGTGTTCAGCGGGGCTCTGCAGGAAGCGCTCGCAG AACACTACAAACACCACTGGTTCCCCGAGAAGCCGTCCAAGGGCTCCGGCTACCGCTGCATCCGCATCAACCACAAGATGGACCCCATCATCAGCAAGGTGGCCAGCCAGATCGGACTCAGCCAGCCCCAGCTGCACCAGCTGCTGCCCAGTGAGCTCACCCTGTGGGTGGACCCCTACGAGGTCTCCTACCGCATCGGGGAGGATGGTTCCATCTGCGTCCTGTACGAGGCGGCCCCGGTGGCGGCCTCCTACGGGCTCCTCACGTGCAAGAACCAAATGATGCTGGGCCGGAGCAGCCCCTCCAAGAACTATGTCATGGCCGTGTCCAGTTAG